A window of Bombina bombina isolate aBomBom1 chromosome 5, aBomBom1.pri, whole genome shotgun sequence genomic DNA:
ggctatacccatgtgccagtgtcactactatgtcattatatagtgctgggtgttattatacagatgcagataccactgaccctataaccagccctcctctggctatacccatgtgccagtgtcactactgtgtcattatatagcactgggtgttattatactgatgcagataccactgatcctataaccagccctcctctggctatacccatgtgccagtgtcactactgtgtcattatatagtgctgggtgttattatactgatgcagataccactgatcctataatcagccctcctctggctatacccatgtgccagtgtcactactgtgtcattatatagtgctgggtgttattatactgatgcagagaccactgaccatataaccagccctcctctggctatacccatgtgccagtgtcactactgtgtcattatatagtgctgggtgttattatactgatgcagataccactgatcctataaccagccctcctctggatatacccatgtgccagtgtcagtactgtgtcattatatagcgctgggtgttattatactgatgcagataccactgaccctataaccagcccttgtctggctatacgcatgtgccagtgtcactactgtgtcattatatagtgctgggtgttattatactgatgcagataccactgatcctataaccagccctcctctggatatacccatgtgccagtgtcaatactgtgtctttgtatagagctgggtgttattacactgatgcagatacccctgatcctataaccagccttgtctggctatacccatgtgccagtgtctctactgtgtcattatatagtgctgggtgttattatactgatacagataccactgatcctataaccagccttcctctggctatacccatgtgcccgtgtcactactgtgtcattatatagcgctgggtgttattatactgatgcagataccactgaccctataaccagccttgtctggctatacccatgtgccagtgtcagtactgtgtcattatatagtgctgggtgtttttatactgatgcagataccactgatcctataaccagccctcctctggctatacccatgtgccagtgtcattactgtgtcattatatagtgctgggtgttatcatactgatgcagataccactgatcctataaccagcccttgtctagctatacccatgtgccagtgtcactactgtgtcattatatagcgctgggtgttattatactgatgcagataccactgatcctataaccagccctcctctggctatacccatgtgccagtgtcactactgtgtcattatatagtgctgggtgttattatactgatgtagataccactgaccctataaccagcccttgtctggctatacgcatgtgcccgtgtcactactgtgtcattatatagtgcttggtgttattatacagatgcagataccactgaccctataaccaaccctcctctggctatacccatgtgtcagtgtcagtactgtgtcattatatagtgctgggtgttattatactgatgcagataccactgaccctataaccagccctcctctggctatacacatgagccagtgtcactactgtgtcattatatagtgctgggtgttattatactgatgcagataccactgatcctataaccagccctcctctggctatacccatgtgccagtgtcactactgtgtcattatatagtgctgggtgttattatactgatgcagataccactgatcccataaccagccctcctctggctatacccatgagctagtatcaccactgtgtcattatatagcactgggtgttattatactgatgcagataccactgatcctataaccagcccttgtctggctatacccatgtgccagtgtcactactgtgtcattatatagtgctgggtgttattatactgatgcagataccactgaccctataaccagcccacctctggctatacccatgtgccagtgtcactactgtgtcattatatagtgctgggtgttattatactgatgcagataccactgaccctataaccagccctcctctggctatacccatgtgccagtgtcactactgtgtcattatatagcactgagtgttattatactgatgcagataccactgatcctataaccagccttgtctggctatacccatgtgccagtgtcactactgtgtcattatatagtgctgggtgttattatactgatgcagataccactgaccctataaccagcccttgtctggctatacccatgtgccagtgtcactactgtgtcattatatagtgctgggtgttattatactgatgcagataccactgaccctataaccagccctcctctggctatacccatgtgccagtgtcacttctgtgtcattatatagtgctgggtgttattatactgatgcagataccgctgatcctataaccagcccttgtctggctatacgcatgtgtcagtgtcactactgtgtctttgtatagtgcttggtgttattatacagatgcagatacacatcttcCCCAGGATCCGATGGGGAAGAGGAAGTTGCTTAGGAGGGATCAGCTttttactggtaaggaggggccttccctaATCCGCAACAATGTTGCACCGTCAACTATACTTGATCTGTAATAGGAATAAGAATAATTTCAACTTAAACCGCAACAGGAATAAGATTACCTTCAGCTGTTATTCTTTAATAGAGTCGCAATGTAACACACTAGAAACATTTTAATCTATAATATTGCAGATATTAACACAATTGTACTAGATAATGTGCTTGATTTAAATAAAGCACATTAGAACTTACTATTTATGAATGAATATTATCTgctaataatattaattataatatataaaccAATATAATTCTATATTTGAAATTATAGTAGACTAGACACCAGCAACTTTGTTTTCCCTCATATATACCGACTAAAAGCAGCTAGTACTGAATTGAATATTTGGAATACAGTTGAATACAGGCATAACTTTGAACAACCTATTCTTACAGCTACAGTGTATTCAGACTGTGTGAATCAATACTTTATGTAGAAGACAACAATCCAAATAGATTTATCTCCATCTGGTGTTAAATATTCATTAAACACAATACTTAAGATTCTCTGATCTTGTTTGGGCTTAGGATACTTATAAAAATGATGGATTAACCTATATGCAATTGCATTAAATTAAGACAGCAATATTCTATCAGTCAGAATATCACAAGATTAACAAAGATTGCCTCAATCCTATCGGAAAGATATAGTTATAACTTTCTTTGTATATGGGACATCACAATGCGCCATAATCACTATTTTATACTTTGAATAATTATACATCCAAATTCAACCTGATACAATCCTTTTACTGGGCTTCCCTTAGACACACAAtaataagggctgatgctgtatctggtagttccaaccccttacaaaaacatcttaacataactacttaacttataaataaagacacgacacagatagctgggatttaaagaccataacgatggtcatatttattaacaaatattaacttgacttcaacggaagtcattcaaatatttaacctgtggcggcattcgaggcctagtaaaataatactattagctccatatgacaagaggtcgcagccagatgttgtggaattgcaaatgccaagggtgggccgcaaatgtggccccaccccattccgtctaataggcgcggacgtcctaaaggatcttcagccagcagacccgcggggcggggccccccaggtcacgacctgaggacatcacccccgcccattagcccgactgtcacctctgcagactccgccctcaattgttgatggctacgacctcccgccattaggagatacgtggatgttatgatgcgcttcagcctctaaggcactggtatggccaagccctgcagcaaagctcatccaggaagcaaataaattacggctaaggtcttaccaagactaggtcaactaaccccatccctgcctttcgcatctaaaggaccagcaacccgtccgggaagccatctgcctgaatgacgccaaGAATGTTGCCTTAGCAACTACTTAATTAACCAttaacaatagggttgggagggagggaaactttctccttgcaaaatcccaggtggaagaggccagattgttccagaacttcctttatattaggtgagcctaagacctcccctcaccttgcaacattgttgctactacactgcactgggattttccactagcctgtcagctcatcccttaactccattacaggagactctgctacctttcattcccctaagggctgatgctgtatctggtagttccaaccccttacaaaaacatcttaacataactacttaacttataaataaagacacgacacagatagctgggatttaaagaccataacgatggtcatatttattaacaaatattaacttgacttcaacggaagtcattcaaatatttaacctgtggcggcattcgaggcctagtaaaataatactattagctccatatgacaagaggtcgcagccagatgttgtggaattgcaaatgccaagggtgggccgcaaatgtggccccactacattccgtctaataggcgcggacgtcctaaaggatcttcagccagcagacccgcggggcggggccccccaggtcacgacctgaggacatcacccccgcccattagcccgactgtcacctctgcagactccgccctcaattgttgatggctacgacctcccgccacaagagacaggcactcccacataaaccgggctcttgccgccacccgctaaatattactaaccagagccgttttgaggtccACCAGGAAGATCACCAGCCCTTCatcggacaggtgcaccccgtccgggcgatacagcccttttttgtccgctgagatcagttcatggcggaccacaaaaccccctacctctagtactgctctacccagctccctgttaactttttttctaaccctatatgctatcctaggtgtgggaaaatatctccaacgcagccgggggattatgttggaccaagccagcctaacccccgggaacgtggtacagatccacttgacatccgacctcatcgcattgatgaggtccagagccggtgcactccctatatcatttccccccatgtgaaggaggatgatgtggggctgtccccatctatgtctggcattctggaggagggcaggcaaaccatcccactgtaagcctctacggcccaaccaccgtattgatgccttagacgtcggaatccccaactgctgcccctcaggaagagaatgggccttcagtgccgcccagtgcacgtaggagtgccctattatccagacgcgagaaggacctgtagccacacctgaaaaacggattacatagtcaatcacctaagactaaaattaaacaacacaaccagAACAACTGTAAAACGCCTGTTTCCTTACTCCTACACCGAATACCCCCTACGCCTCAGCTGGGGGGCGCAcgtaagacttgtaacattgggacctccatctgCCCAACTTCTGTATGCGTTCTCCCTTCCAACCTAGCGCCGCCgcgctggtggcagcccctattcagaaggaatggggggtgattctacagttccccaaacctgctgcaagcgctacctttctgagcacagctgcgaactggtaccgggagagattcgatccgtcggaatgcactaagaactgggcggggccccgcggtcgctgcgccatgtaggcccttgtactcacaaccgggcagacgcccgatgctgagggagtcagagtgatccacacccctttcccctcctggtcagtcttcgagtgcgggataaacaataacaaattatcgcccgccagtttgacatgagccaactgcatacccgcgttaaccgcatcctttgaggttgcgaccagctcacccggcctgagggccgcaaagaacgccaaggagaatgcgcactgaaacagttctctttcgcCGGGTTCGACGCAAATGCCCTCGATTGCGTCCAACAGCTTGGCTAGCCTACAAAATGTGACAGGTTCGcgcgcatctttcgctctaccctcgagccttccccagcccttaatcacttgctTCACCGGGAAACCTTTCGTGATGTTGGGCCACTCTagcatattgcaaaagaaggagattgcagctattctattggatatagcgcccttcgaagtcccttgcccgtgtttctctgccagccactccaagaacagatccctcAAGACCCTTTCCGGCGCTGCGCCCTGTTCGTGacagtaacttacccactcgccccagtgctgtgaataagctctccacgtATTCGGCGCCAGGGACGCCCTCACTAGGTGCCctatggacctccctgccccgccaactgccaaatagagtggggacaaggtaagccaactgctgctgcgttaggggccagtctgcgaaactgctcccattgaaacctcgagagtgcgtccgccagggtgttgttgaccccgggaacgtacctcgcggaaaactgaatattgtattgcaagcacctcagcactagctgtcgcaagtacctaacaactaccggtgacgacgcagacaacctatttatggcgaacacaacgctagcgttgtctgtCCAAAACACGATGTATCTATCCTTTAACGCCGGCCCCCAGAGCTCCATggccacaactatgggaaagagctccaaaagtgtcaagttccttgtcagaCCGACTTGGACCCATGACAGGGGCCATGGCTcggcgctccattgcccatccaaataggcgccataacccgccgctccagctgcatccgtcagcaggtgcactgtctgactggaaaccctaggagcgcgccaAAGCAGTGTTCCATTGAAACCCTGCAGGAAGTGCTCCCATACCTTCAAGTCTTCCCGCATGTCTTCCGAAACCACCACTTTACGTGCCCCGTGCGGAGTGGAGAGCAAAGCTTCCATCCTCCTGTTGaacacgcgacccatgggtataattttgcacgcaaaattgagtaagcctagcactgactgcagctccctcaggggcatgctcttTGCTGCCCCGGCTTTGCGCACTGCTGAGAGCATTGCTTCCACCTTGTCAGCtggaagacgacatagccttgcagcagtgtcaatttcgatccccaggtacgtgagtcttgtacaggggccctgtgttttttcctcagctAGTGGCACTCCAAATTTTGACATTAGCCCTCGCATTACTGCGATCAGCCGATCACATTCGCGTGTGTTCGCGGcgccaaccagcaggaagtcgtccaggtaatgagcgactattcccccACCGGCCGCCGTGATGatagcccagtgcaagaatgagctaaactcttcaaaataagcacacaatagcgagcaacccatgggcaagcatttgtcgatAAAATAATTCCCCtcaaatttacaccccatcagtctgaaagatgctgggtgtatagggagtaaccgaaaggcagactcgatgtccattttggctagcagcgcgcccggacccgcCGTCACTACCAACtccaacgcctggtcaaacgattggtaagacaccgagcttatcagggggtctattgcgtcattgacagaaccccctttcggataggacaaatgctgaatcaggcgaaacttccctggttcctttttggtGACCACCCCTAGAGGGGAAATAACAaggtcagggatgggaggttgctcaaatggaccagcaaatcttcccaaagcaatttctttgctcagtttcgccctaacttcGTCCGGCATTTCATAAGCCGACTTTAAATTCTTATGCGACGAGGACCCCCGttaccaaccccaatgttggtatcttgaaacctTCCGCAATCCCCGCCAGTAGGTTGGCAGCCGAAACCCTGTTcgggtaggccgccagccaaggtctaatggcgtccagcttcaggggtgttggagctctttggtccagccccccccgattttgccccacggaaggctcctccgtccctccgcttcgggcattcaacacctgggtgttgaccgctgcagtacatgcaggcgtgccgaaaggaacaagaAGCACCCTTATCGCATTGCTTCTCGTTGTACTTCCAACACTCCCTGCCCCGACGCTTGATGATGCT
This region includes:
- the LOC128659177 gene encoding uncharacterized protein LOC128659177 is translated as MTDRATVVQRGRGLHRGRLMGSKVTRQAYGRARSALLGRQWYSRGGSGNTDVPQRGATVLADRAQGESRQPTAAGVQSIHSGREHLVSASPVVAGSVNEWSGDRGEQRARGISTGAGVSTSTPVGGSRQEGRMAGLDTPLLFVSPPQDTQVAQQRTEVSGPAGAGLSVQPSGGSAVATPGTSTPSTSAVGVATGPSRVWIIGHSYVHWAALKAHSLPEGQQLGIPTSKASIRWLGRRGLQWDGLPALLQNARHRWGQPHIILLHMGGNDIGSAPALDLINAMRSDVKWICTTFPGVRLAWSNIIPRLRWRYFPTPRIAYRVRKKVNRELGRAVLEVGGFVVRHELISADKKGLYRPDGVHLSDEGLVIFLVDLKTALVSNI